TGTAAGAGCACAATGAAAGTTATGAAGCAACTTAGCCCATTACATTTTGATTGTGATTTTTCTCTATTATCAATATTTAAAACTCAAAACTGATCGCCTAATTGATGTCATCTTGTACTTGCTTCTTCCTTTCTCAGTCATATGGAATAAAAGTAGGTTATGGTGGAATTCCCGGGCCTTCTGGCGGTAGGGATGGTTCTTCTTCTCAAGGTGGAGGTTGTTGCAGTTGAGGTTCGGTTTTGAAACACCGCAGACATTCTTTGCTGCTCTTCTGGGCGTTATGTGTATACTCCACAACTTGGCATTGTGATTAAGTCGTAGTTTTGCTTGCAGTTAAGTTTTCTGGGTGCCATTGTGACTGTATATCTGACATCACAGCTGGGAGTGAGTAAAAGCATACATGTTTTGTTTTAGTTGTGGTTTGTTTTCCTGTGTTTGTGCAAATGTAAAACCAGTGTAACTATAGTGTCATCttgttttttgtttgttaaACTCTTTCACTGAGAAAAGGATTGCGCACTTCTCTACTCAAACGCCAAATCCACGTTCACCACAATTTGTCGATGCAAAACTATATTCAATCTAAATGTGtgaattaaattactaaattattCTTAGTAATTAAAATAAGTGAGGATATTATAGGTATATATGgattaaaaatatatgtaaaatataGGGCAGATGtgtgtgatttttatttataagaaaAAAGGTAATTAAACTACacaattttgtataaaattaGGTACTAATCTCTGTTTGTTTCTGCTAAAAAAAAGTACTAATCTCTGTTTGTGTCGTAACAAGTGGTGAACTTTTACTTATGTCtttgattttaatttcaattttataccCAATTTTACCTAAGCAAGTGGCAACCGAAACTCCACACAAGTTGCCTCGTGATCTTTAAACACAACATAGAATTTATCGGGAACCATTTTCACATTTATCCATCAACAAATAAACTCCACACTCGTACACACTAAGTGATTCGAACCTCTCAGTTTACTAATTGAAGGAGAAATATCTTACTAATTGAGTTATGTTTCATCATCAAATAGAAATAATTCTATATGAAAGTAAAGAGTATAAGACAACTCAAAAAAGTATGAGATCAAAATGGAGTTTTAGCCAATTCCAATCAATTGAGTTTTACCATACATGTTCTAAATTTACGGATCGTTTATTCGATCATTGTGCAATATCTCTTGTTATGACGATCACCATATGtcaataaaattgaaaaacctACCATAATTTTCAAGATACATGGTAATCAATCATATATCTGCATGATGTTTCACTATATGATGCAATAAAAATTGTGTACGCGTGTTGATTTAGTGGTTAATGTATGAGATTAAAGGTCTCAGTTTCGAATCACTCGtcacataattttttaatttattataaaaagttGTGGAATTTTTAAGATAAAATTGGCGAGATAAAACAGTAAGTCATAATTAAGCAACTAATAGTTTTAAATTGATAAAACAGTAATGATTTGTTTTGTATGTAGAAAGAGTTGGTTACGTTATTAAACATATAGACATAAATAGATTTCCGAATCCGAACCCTGTAAATATTAGAGATGGAAGGAGAGTGATCAAGTTTGTGAGAAAATGAATAATTCGGATTTGTTTGTTAGATTTGATTttgttataaataaaaaaagagatgATGGTAACAGAATATCTGGTTCTCACACCATTTGTAGAGGCAGGCAGGCGTGCATGTCTTAAAACCGTTTGTATTTAGCTTATCACTCACGCGGCGTGTGAGCCATCCCACATTATTCAACCCAAACCATACCAATTTCAAGGAAGAAACTTTGCCCAAAACCAGGAAGAAAAGGTAATTATGATCCATTCTTCTCTCCATTTATTCATCGCCTCTCACACACTCATCATCCAAATTCGCATATAATTAAATTACTAGTATCTTTAATTAATAAAGCAATGGAGGCCGCCAACAACCAGAGCAGGAAGAGAGCGAGGGACGACGAAGCAGCAGCCGACAACACAGAAATCCTCCAAGCCAACAAAAAAGAATGCTCCAATCCCGTCATCGACCACGACGATCAGAAGCACTACGAATTCCACGACGGAATCGGAGTTTTCGATTTCCCGTGGCTCAAGGAGGGCGTCGTCTTTGAAGACAAGTTTGCGCCTTCTTCGTATCTAGACGAGGCTGCGGAAGCTTATTTTGCAGCGGACTGCGATCAGTCGTCTTCGCCGCAAAATCTCTCTGTTTCTCCGCCCGTCGACGGCGACGCCGGTGACGATGATAGTTTTCTGTCGCTGCAGGTGGTGGATGATCTGGAGCCGCTCGACTGCATTTGGAGCTGCGTGATTGATCAACCGCTCCTCGACGTTGGATCTAGCAAGGGATAATTATGATGGTGCATGATCCATTTTTCTGCAAAATCATGCTTTTTTGAGCCAGGAATTAGATCCGAGGCGCCGTCGAAACTCGAAAAtactgttttttcttttttcattttcttttcttcttttttaaattAGAGCAAATTAATAGTGAGATGTAGCCATGGGATTAGATCCAATACATATTTCCAGTGAACCTAAATTGGAGAGATGGAAATACAGATTACGATGAGAATTGAATATTAGTATCTATCATCCATTACCCAAAATCCAAAATTTTGCCATTTTCGAAAGAGGGGTGGGTTATTGGTTTTGGATTGGATAAAAACACTACGTTTACATCAATAAGGTAGATCCATATATATATGACTTTATTATGTGTGGACTATATATAGGCGTAACCACTCGATCTCGGTAATTACATGCATGTTTAAGAAATTTTATtcagtattatttatattatttcgtGTTGTGGACAAATATCGTATGTGTATAATCATaatatattatgtatatgtgATTGACGTAGCAAATAAAACAAGCGTTGCATACTAATTACACAAGTGGAAATTAATTAAGCGAGTCTCTTCATGTACAAGCttggattttaatttgatttttttttttcagtagATGGCCTTCAACAGCTTTGCTTTccttgaaagaaaagaaatatacCCCTAAGTGCGTGTAATGAGCATCTCAAAATTCACAAGAGCTtttctaaatatatttaattatcaaattaaattttgtatatttttttataggaAGCAGAATTAAGTAAATTGCATACGATAAAATAAATACGAAGTCAATAGAATTTCCTTTATTTCACGAGGTACCTATATATTTTGGGGCTTGGATAATGTGGAAGAATCACGCTTGATGTAGGAATGTTAGTAAGGAACCAAAGGCGCATAAACAAAGGATCTTATCGCCAACGCATCATTTGCTCACTAGATGATGTTATTATGGAATTCTATAAAATTGTAGTTAACTAAAAACTAGCCCTTTCAAAGgaaaatattagtaaaaacTAACGTTCATTTGAGATAATTTATAGGTTGCGGCCAGCTGACGAATGAAATATGAGTGGATAATATGACTCTTGGTTTAGGTCTTTGATTCGTGATCGTTACAACTTACAATAGAATTCGATCAAGAATAAATGGCTGAAAATAAGAATACAACATGCATAatgttcattaattttatagtaGTGACATGTATTGTTCACCTTATATACTGCCACAGTAAATAATGTCATTTTCCATTGATCATTTATGACAAAATAGATACACAAAAACTCTTGTAAAACCGATTTCATGGTGAAATCAGCTTCACAataacactacttcaacatacaaatgacattttatcattttaagGTGTCATTTATGTACTGTCAAGGTAAATAATGCCATTTTCCACTATTCATTTATGACAAAATTTAGATACACAAATCCTCCTGTGAAACCGGCTTCACAATGACACCACTTCAACATATAAATGACACCACTTcaacatataaatgacactttaatgGTTTCAGGCATAGATAaaaaaaagtcaatataagGTATTTATTTGCCTATATTTGGTATTCTAAATTATTACCTAAGAAAAGCAGAAGCTCGATCTAAATATATTGTCCATGTTCATGGTTCTTTATCAAGGTCGCCGCTTTTGCATCAAGAGAAAATCGTCTGATTGAAAATGTTGCAATTCCCCTTTTGCAGAGCTATTGAGCCCGCGGAAAATTGACTGAGCATTATATGAAATCTTTCAACGGGGTTTCTCAACAACCACGATGATATCCACATTACGGCACACGAGGAAAagagtagggatgtcaaaaaagcccaAAATTGAGGGATCGATCCGATTAGACCGAAAAAAATGTGGGTTatggctgaaaatttttagctcGAAAAAAATTTAGtccgaatggcccgaaccgaaaatagcccgagcccgagtgggttggcccgattaaccgaacactttcttaataattaatttttaaactttaatactttagtttttaattcgataataacattttgatgcttgtagaatatgttttgattttttccaacaattgataacaaacatctatgatataaaagtcaaagaaagatagtcatttattttaaatctatatacaattttatCGGAAACGAAGTTAAAAggtagatattatgtaaacttacgttaaactaacactaatttttgtatctaaaataaagcgaaatgtcttaatttaaaaaatacgacatatttttatcacaaaaatatgattatctataagaaaaattaaacatataaaaaaatcataaacttGTGGGCCCGAATGGGCTAGCCTGAAACCGAGTAGGCTAGGGTTAGGGTCAAAAAATTTtagcccaaaaaataaaaaaaccgattagcccgaaccgaaaataactcAAAATCGAATGGGCTGGCCCGAAATCAAGTGGgttgacccgattgacatccctagaaAAGAGcatctaaaaaataaattcatctgTGAAAATTGTTGAGTGATGATTGAGCAGAAGAGTTCGGATGAAATTTGATTGAGGCAGTCGCAATTGCTAAGAATTTTTGAGTGATTGGTTTGGATGGCGGCACAAGTAATTACTAAGAATATCGGTAGTGGAGAGCTAAGGTGGGCTCTTAAAAGTGGTCCCCACCATTTAAAAGCCCACGTGCTATAGTGGGAGAGCCCCACCTTGActcttaaatttaattttttattttaaatttaattttaatgttatttaatttacaattaattatttcacatctaaattaataattaaaatttcattgaaggATCGAAATTAATAGTACTCGCCACTAGCATGAGAATTGTTGGATGAGGAGTTGGAGGAAGACATTTTTGAGGAATAATGAGATGAATTAAGTGGAAAATGACAAGGAATGGagtatgtatttataaaagagaaaaatgggggggggggggaagggTTCCAACCATACCTTCATATaccgtactccctccgtctcacaaaaacatgaacattttgcCAGCTTTggccgtctcacaaaaacataaacatttccATTTTGATACACCAGGGTCGGTCCTGTATCTCACAGGGCCTTAGGCACAAAATTATAAAATGGGccattataattttcttttatatttacGATACAACAACAATGTATTAACATAATCGTTTTCAGCTAATTATTCAAAAGAGTTTTCACTTTGCATATTAGCATATGTTttgaaattctattttattgttaagaaaaaagttacatatatactatatatatataaaaaaaaatgtgccCCCAAAAATTTAGGGCCCTAAGCGGCAGCATGTTGAGCATGTGTTCAAGTACGAGCTTGTGGTACACTATCCCACCATAATTCATTTACTTTTGATCTCTACTTTTATAAAGTGGACCtcttttcactcacaatacacttttatctaacatttcttaaaactcgtgtcacttacaaatgttcatgtttttgtgagacgaatGAAGTAATTCTTTGATCCAAGAAAGAGCTTCCCTGATCCATTCGATCTCTTTCTCTGACACCCTCGACAATAAGCCTCCCACGAAAATCACGACTAATAATCCATACATCCATAGTGTTGGTCTCCTTAGAAGGCAACATTCACACCACACTATATCCAACTCTTTGGAAGATAATGCCATTTGACACAGCACCAACAGATCGCGCAGAAAGAGTTGTTACGCTAGTTTGAACTAGGAATGACAGTAGATTTTGGACTCGATCCAAATTCGCGGATGAAGATAATTTTTTCTAGGATTTGGACCTTGTAAAAAATTGGACCCGATAGATCTGAACCTGATATGAATTATTTCTAAGATTTTTGAA
The genomic region above belongs to Salvia miltiorrhiza cultivar Shanhuang (shh) chromosome 5, IMPLAD_Smil_shh, whole genome shotgun sequence and contains:
- the LOC130985959 gene encoding uncharacterized protein LOC130985959, which encodes MEAANNQSRKRARDDEAAADNTEILQANKKECSNPVIDHDDQKHYEFHDGIGVFDFPWLKEGVVFEDKFAPSSYLDEAAEAYFAADCDQSSSPQNLSVSPPVDGDAGDDDSFLSLQVVDDLEPLDCIWSCVIDQPLLDVGSSKG